In a genomic window of Candidatus Bathyarchaeum sp.:
- a CDS encoding flavin reductase family protein, with the protein MKLQKNAFTALFPCPVVLVSCVDYAGKSNIITLAWAGTVCSEPPMVGVSIRPTRYSYQVIKDTKEFVVNIPPTKFIQETDYCGVASGKDVDKFSETKFTPEKAQKVNVPMIQECPVNLECILKDVIPLGAHDLFLGEVVQVHFDEKVLDETGKLDFSKADPFVFNVGEYWSLNKKIGSYGFSQHRK; encoded by the coding sequence ATGAAACTTCAAAAAAATGCATTTACTGCGTTGTTTCCTTGTCCGGTTGTTCTTGTTAGTTGTGTAGATTATGCTGGAAAATCTAACATTATCACTTTGGCTTGGGCTGGAACTGTATGTTCTGAGCCTCCCATGGTGGGGGTAAGCATTCGGCCAACCCGATATTCATACCAGGTGATTAAAGACACCAAAGAGTTTGTTGTAAATATTCCCCCTACTAAATTCATTCAAGAAACCGATTACTGTGGAGTAGCATCAGGCAAAGACGTTGACAAATTTTCTGAAACCAAGTTTACCCCCGAAAAAGCCCAAAAAGTCAATGTTCCCATGATTCAAGAATGCCCAGTTAATTTAGAATGTATCCTAAAAGACGTAATTCCTTTAGGTGCCCATGACCTGTTTCTTGGCGAAGTTGTGCAAGTCCATTTTGATGAAAAGGTTCTGGATGAAACTGGCAAACTTGACTTTAGTAAAGCGGACCCTTTTGTTTTCAATGTAGGAGAGTATTGGAGCCTAAACAAAAAAATTGGAAGTTATGGTTTTTCACAACACAGAAAATAA